Genomic window (Dyadobacter fanqingshengii):
CAGGCGTGTTCGACTATAATGGTCAGGAACAAGGATATACGATTAGCAAAGACATTGCTTACACCAACAATAATCAGGATGTGAGCATCCTTTATGACAAGGATGCCTCGTTCGCCCCAGGCAAATACACTATTGAACTTTACTCGGAAGGCTTCTCGATTGGAGAGGGCTCATTTTCAGTAAAGTAAGGCTTACAATGATCAGAAACGTTGTGATGATAGCGGTAACCGGCTGAATGTAGCTGGTTGCCGTTTTCTTTTACAGGCTTATTTTATATTTATCGTTATTTCCTATCTTGTGCAATAAAATTTTCAATAAATAGCCCACTAAACCAAATAAAACACTTCTATTCTATGTCTGCACAGATATCCCAAAAGCATCCCAAGGGCCTATATGTTCTATTTTTTGCTGAAATGTGGGAGCGGTTCAGTTACTATGGGATGCGTGCAATCCTCTTGCTTTTCCTCCTCGATTCCGTAAGAGGCGGAATGGCAATGAATGCGGCAGAGGCCGCGGCCATTTATGGACTTTACACTGCCTCTGTATATTTGCTGACATTGCCTGGCGGCTGGCTCGCCGATAACATTCTCGGACAAAAAAAGGCGATTTGGTATGGCGGAATTGTCATTATGCTAGGCCACATTATCCTTGCCGTGCCAGGCGGCAGCGGATTGTTTTTTTTAGGCCTCACAACAGTTGCGGTGGGAACCGGCTTGTTGAAGCCTAATATCAGTTCAATTGTCGGTGAATTATATCCCGAAGGAGGTGCGCGGCGCGATGCAGCATTCTCCATCTTTTACATGGGCATTAACCTGGGTTCTTTTCTAGGGATTGCCATTGTAGGTTATCTTGGAGAGCGCGTTAGCTGGCACATGGGTTTTGGTGCAGCCGCGGTTGGCATGCTACTCGGGTTATTTGTGTTCCGTTATGGGAGCGCTCGTTATTTAAAAGGAATGGGTGATGTGCCGCCTGCCAAGATCGCAACAGCCGAATCCGATGCCAAAAATGGTGCAAACAAAAAGCTTGGTTATATTTTTATCGCAGCGCTCGTAATCCTTCTGATTGTCCTGCAATCTTCCGGCATGCTGGATATGACCACCGCCCAGGGCTTGGCAAAAGGCGCCGGAGTCATTATTGTCATTATCTCCGCTTCTTATTTCCTGTTCATATTGTTCGCTGGCGGCCTCACACGCGTAGAACAATATCGCGTGGTTGTATTGATCATCCTGTTTCTGGCCATTGCGCTTTTCTGGGCTGGTTATGAGCAGGCGGGAACATCATTGCAAATCTTTGCCGAAAGGCATACCCAACGCGTTATTGGCGGATGGGAAGTGCCATCCAGCTGGTTCCAGAATTTCCAGCCCACTTTCGTGCTGCTTTTCGCACCCGTTCTGGCCAGTTTATGGATCTATTTATCATCAAAAAACCTCAATCCTTCGATTCCTGTCAAATTCGCAGCTGGTTTGATTTTGCTTGGTCTGAGCTTTTTTGTGATGGTTGCGGCGTCCAACATTGCGGTAACGGGTCAGCTGGCTTCCCCA
Coding sequences:
- a CDS encoding peptide MFS transporter; translated protein: MSAQISQKHPKGLYVLFFAEMWERFSYYGMRAILLLFLLDSVRGGMAMNAAEAAAIYGLYTASVYLLTLPGGWLADNILGQKKAIWYGGIVIMLGHIILAVPGGSGLFFLGLTTVAVGTGLLKPNISSIVGELYPEGGARRDAAFSIFYMGINLGSFLGIAIVGYLGERVSWHMGFGAAAVGMLLGLFVFRYGSARYLKGMGDVPPAKIATAESDAKNGANKKLGYIFIAALVILLIVLQSSGMLDMTTAQGLAKGAGVIIVIISASYFLFILFAGGLTRVEQYRVVVLIILFLAIALFWAGYEQAGTSLQIFAERHTQRVIGGWEVPSSWFQNFQPTFVLLFAPVLASLWIYLSSKNLNPSIPVKFAAGLILLGLSFFVMVAASNIAVTGQLASPLFLTFTYFLHTIGELCVSPVGLSSYTKLAPKRYVSQLMGIWFVGASLGNLIAGIFAGGFDEENIMQMPALFNQVAIITTIFGLILLVFWKPIKGWMGGIS